The genomic DNA GAAGCACTTCCCCGCTTCGTTAAGAACTACCATAGAGACTTTAAAGAAACATCGGCTAAAAGCTCAGGCGCATCCGCGTCCTGTGCGTCGCGACGTAGTAAACTGATTATAGAGGGAGTGAGCGTATGAAAGTGATTGAATCGGAATTGAATGGGCAAGTATTGCCGCTAATTGAACTTGAGAACATACTGAAACCGATGGGTTATGCGATAGGTGGTAATTGGGATTATGACCATGGTTCATTTGATTATAAAATTGATGATGAGGGCAGTTATGTGTTCTTACGTCTGCCGTTTGAAGCGGTTGAAGGTGAACTCGATCGTGACGGGTGTGTCGTCAGGTTGGGTGAGCCATTCTTATTACATCACAAATATCGAACTGATAACGA from Tuberibacillus sp. Marseille-P3662 includes the following:
- a CDS encoding YugN family protein, producing the protein MKVIESELNGQVLPLIELENILKPMGYAIGGNWDYDHGSFDYKIDDEGSYVFLRLPFEAVEGELDRDGCVVRLGEPFLLHHKYRTDNEQTDVDIGSLSASVNQFQTPLEKDAEMSDEFVDIGKDYVQKVEQAVLH